The Tenebrio molitor chromosome 5, icTenMoli1.1, whole genome shotgun sequence genome has a segment encoding these proteins:
- the SelR gene encoding methionine-R-sulfoxide reductase B1 isoform X1 gives MSKHTFGLLRNSGRFFAYASSRKSVHNAPVVRMADRVDKTELKSRLTPIQYHVTQEKGTERPFTGCYNKTYDPGTYVCIVCEQPLFSSETKYDSGCGWPAFNDVLDQGKVKLTPDTSGVGANLLLLISQPGRIRTEVTCIQCGSHLGHVFNDGPLPTRKRFCINSASLNFVPDKKEGGDS, from the exons ATGAGTAAACACACGTTCGGACTGCTGCGTAATTCGGGTCGATTTTTCGCGTACGCTTCGAGCAGGAAATCCGTTCACAACGCACCAG TCGTCAGGATGGCGGACAGGGTGGACAAAACCGAGCTGAAGTCGCGGCTCACCCCCATTCAGTACCACGTCACGCAAGAAAAAGGCACCGAGCGCCCCTTCACAG GGTGCTACAACAAGACCTACGACCCGGGTACTTACGTTTGCATCGTTTGCGAGCAACCATTGTTCAGTTCAGAGACCAAATACGACAGCGGGTGCGGCTGGCCGGCCTTCAACGACGTCTTGGACCAGGGCAAAGTCAAATTGACGCCTGACACGAGCGGAg TTGGTGCGAACCTACTACTCCTCATATCCCAACCAGGACGCATAAGGACGGAAGTGACGTGCATCCAGTGCGGCTCGCACCTGGGCCACGTCTTCAACGATGGACCGTTGCCCACCAGGAAGAGGTTCTGCATCAACTCGGCATCGCTCAATTTCGTGCCGGACAAAAAGGAGGGCGGGGACAGTTAG
- the SelR gene encoding methionine-R-sulfoxide reductase B1 isoform X2 — MSKHTFGLLRNSGRFFAYASSRKSVHNAPVVRMADRVDKTELKSRLTPIQYHVTQEKGTERPFTGCYNKTYDPGTYVCIVCEQPLFSSETKYDSGCGWPAFNDVLDQGKVKLTPDTSGGRIRTEVTCIQCGSHLGHVFNDGPLPTRKRFCINSASLNFVPDKKEGGDS; from the exons ATGAGTAAACACACGTTCGGACTGCTGCGTAATTCGGGTCGATTTTTCGCGTACGCTTCGAGCAGGAAATCCGTTCACAACGCACCAG TCGTCAGGATGGCGGACAGGGTGGACAAAACCGAGCTGAAGTCGCGGCTCACCCCCATTCAGTACCACGTCACGCAAGAAAAAGGCACCGAGCGCCCCTTCACAG GGTGCTACAACAAGACCTACGACCCGGGTACTTACGTTTGCATCGTTTGCGAGCAACCATTGTTCAGTTCAGAGACCAAATACGACAGCGGGTGCGGCTGGCCGGCCTTCAACGACGTCTTGGACCAGGGCAAAGTCAAATTGACGCCTGACACGAGCGGAg GACGCATAAGGACGGAAGTGACGTGCATCCAGTGCGGCTCGCACCTGGGCCACGTCTTCAACGATGGACCGTTGCCCACCAGGAAGAGGTTCTGCATCAACTCGGCATCGCTCAATTTCGTGCCGGACAAAAAGGAGGGCGGGGACAGTTAG
- the Pak gene encoding serine/threonine-protein kinase Pak, translating to MSSDDEKPPAPPVRLTSNRSTDILSNTLAMDRPLPKEPEDADRKKKNVKSKKSSKLSTYTSDKPNISYPTNFEHTVHVGFDPVSGEFTGMPEAWSRLLMNSNISKQEQKNNPQAVLDVLNWYDNTTKEPLNTKYMTKTTTATHSGSSLSRVSSSSPSSTTPTEAEGGPHSSYHSPAHAASSEIEDEAPPPPIASRPERTKSIYTKPIEDIQITTNNSVGTPTHSLSPAHTTPTHGANANSTPPAPILDRNKNQAGPEMSRAASEKRKKKMSDEEILEKLRSIVSVGDPARKYTRIDKIGQGASGTVYTAIETSTGVEVAIKQMNLSQQPKKELIINEILVMRENKHGNVVNYLDSYLVNEELWVVMEYLPGGSLTDVVTETCMDEGQIAAVCREVLQALDFLHSNQVIHRDIKSDNILLGLDGSVKLTDFGFCAQISPEQSKRTTMVGTPYWMAPEVVTRKQYGPKVDVWSLGIMAIEMIEGEPPYLNENPLRALYLIATNGKPDIKDKEKLSPAFQDFLDQCLAVEVDKRSSARDLLKHPFLKLARPLASLTPLILAAKDAAKQH from the exons ATGTCTTCTGACGACGAGAAGCCGCCGGCGCCCCCCGTGCGTCTCACGTCCAACCGGAGCACCGACATCCTCTCCAACACGTTGGCGATGGACCGGCCGCTGCCCAAGGAGCCGGAGGACGCCGATCGGAAGAAGAAGAACGTCAAGTCGAAGAAATCGAGCAAGCTGTCGACCTACACCTCTGACAAACCCAATATCTCCTATCCGACCAACTTTGAGCACACCGTGCACGTGGGCTTCGACCCGGTCTCGGGAGAGTTCACG GGTATGCCGGAGGCGTGGTCTCGACTGCTGATGAACTCCAACATCAGCAAACAGGAGCAGAAGAACAACCCCCAGGCGGTCTTGGACGTGCTGAATTGGTACGACAACACGACGAAGGAGCCGCTCAACACGAAGTACATGACGAAAACGACAACGGCGACCCACTCAG GTTCGTCCTTGAGCCGCGTCTCCAGTTCGAGTCCGAGCAGCACGACGCCAACGGAAGCCGAAGGCGGCCCCCATTCCTCCTACCACAGTCCAGCTCACGCCGCCAGTTCCGAAATCGAAGACGAAGCGCCGCCCCCGCCCATCGCCAGTCGTCCCGAACGCACCAAGAGCATC TACACGAAACCCATAGAAGATATTCAAATAACGACGAACAACAGCGTCGGGACGCCTACTCATAGTTTAAGTCCGGCCCATACGACACCGACGCACGGTGCCAACGCGAATTCGACGCCGCCGGCGCCCATCCTCGACCGGAACAAAAACCAAGCCGGTCCGGAGATGTCGAGGGCGGCGTCGGAGAAGCGGAAGAAGAAGATGAGCGACGAGGAGATCTTGGAGAAGTTGAGGAGCATCGTGTCGGTCGGTGATCCGGCCAGGAAGTACACCAGGATCGATAAGATAGGTCAGGG GGCTTCCGGGACCGTCTACACGGCGATCGAGACCTCGACGGGCGTCGAAGTCGCCATCAAACAAATGAATTTATCACAGCAGCCTAAGAAAGAACTGATCATCAATGAGATTCTAGTCATGCGAGAAAATAAACACGGGAACGTAGTGAATTATCTGGACAGTTATCTTGTGAACGAG GAGCTCTGGGTTGTGATGGAATATTTACCAGGGGGTTCACTGACTGACGTAGTAACGGAGACGTGCATGGACGAAGGGCAAATTGCGGCCGTGTGTCGGGAGGTTCTCCAGGCGCTCGACTTCCTCCACTCGAACCAAGTCATCCACAGGGACATCAAATCGGACAACATCCTCCTAGGACTCGACGGTTCCGTCAAACTGA CTGATTTCGGTTTTTGTGCTCAAATTAGCCCCGAACAATCGAAACGAACAACCATGGTCGGAACGCCGTATTGGATGGCACCGGAAGTCGTCACTCGAAAGCAATACGGCCCCAAA GTCGACGTCTGGTCTTTGGGCATCATGGCCATCGAGATGATCGAAGGCGAACCACCGTACTTGAACGAAAATCCGTTGAGGGCGCTGTACCTTATCGCCACCAACGGAAAGCCCGACATCAAGGACAAGGAGAAGCTGTCGCCCGCCTTCCAGGATTTTCTGGACCAGTGTTTGGCTGTGGAGGTGGACAAGCGGTCGTCGGCGAGGGATTTGTTGAAA CATCCGTTCTTGAAGCTGGCGCGACCGTTGGCCAGCCTGACGCCGCTTATCTTGGCCGCGAAGGACGCCGCCAAGCAACACTAG
- the RagA-B gene encoding ras-related GTP-binding protein A, protein MKKKVLLMGKSGSGKTSMRSIIFANYIARDTRRLGATIDVEHSHVRFLGNLVLNLWDCGGQEAFMENYFASQRDNIFRNVEVLIYVFDVESRELEKDMHYYQSCLEAILQNSPVARVFCLIHKMDLVTEDQREIIFKEREADLKRLSMPLECTCFRTSIWDETLYRAWSSIVYMLIPNVKELENSLQQFANIVDADEVLLFERATFLVISHCQRKHHRDVHRFEKVSNIIKQFKLSCSKLAAQFQSMEVRNSAFAAYIDMFTSNTYVMVCMSDPQIPSEVTLINIRNARKHFEKLEKVSSSAPAIGHR, encoded by the exons ATGAAGAAGAAG GTGCTGCTGATGGGCAAGAGTGGCTCTGGCAAGACCAGCATGAGGTCGATAATTTTCGCGAATTACATCGCGCGAGACACGCGCCGGCTGGGGGCGACAA TCGACGTGGAGCACTCGCACGTCCGCTTCTTGGGCAACCTGGTGTTGAACCTGTGGGACTGCGGCGGGCAAGAGGCTTTCATGGAAAACTACTTCGCTTCGCAACGCGACAACATCTTCCGTAACGTCGAAGTCCTGATCTACGTGTTCGACGTGGAGAGCCGCGAGCTGGAGAAAGACATGCACTACTACCAGTCATGCCTGGAGGCGATCCTGCAGAACTCGCCTGTGGCCCGCGTCTTTTGCCTCATCCACAAAATGGATCTGGTGACCGAGGACCAACGCGAGATCATCTTCAAGGAGCGCGAGGCCGACCTGAAGCGCCTCTCCATGCCCCTTGAGTGCACCTGCTTTCGCACGTCTATCTGGGACGAGACGCTGTACCGGGCCTGGTCGAGCATCGTCTACATGCTGATCCCTAACGTGAAAGAGCTGGAGAACAGCCTGCAGCAGTTCGCCAACATCGTGGACGCCGACGAGGTCCTCCTCTTCGAGCGGGCCACGTTTCTCGTCATCTCGCACTGTCAGCGCAAGCATCACCGCGACGTGCACAGATTCGAGAAGGTCTCCAACATCATCAAGCAGTTCAAGTTGTCGTGCTCCAAGCTGGCGGCCCAGTTCCAGAGCATGGAGGTGCGAAACTCGGCTTTCGCGGCCTACATAGACATGTTCACCAGCAACACCTACGTCATGGTGTGCATGTCGGACCCGCAGATACCCTCTGAAGTCACGCTTATCAACATCAGGAACGCCAGGAAGCACTTCGAGAAGTTGGAGAAGGTGTCGAGTTCGGCGCCGGCCATAGGACACCGCTAG